One Elaeis guineensis isolate ETL-2024a chromosome 10, EG11, whole genome shotgun sequence genomic window carries:
- the LOC105053452 gene encoding uncharacterized protein: MRLSFSLLRLGLRNPTSLLSHRSPHLPSNPSYLPLCTLNGTPSAFLSSTRLSTLAPQQPSARVSGIVDEISGLTLLELADLTEALRSRLGVEQMPVMAVITPGMGIGGLPGVGGAAGAAKEAEEKKEEKMAFDLKLESFDAASKIKIIKEVRTFTDLGLKEAKELVEKAPTVLKTGLLKEEAEKIVEKMKEIGAKVVLE, translated from the coding sequence ATGAGGCTTTCGTTTTCCCTCCTTCGCCTCGGCCTTAGAAACCCTACCTCCCTTCTCTCCCACCGAAGCCCCCACCTCCCATCGAATCCTTCCTATCTTCCTCTCTGTACTCTGAATGGGACGCCATCGGCGTTCTTGAGCTCCACTCGGCTCTCCACCTTGGCTCCTCAGCAGCCCAGCGCGCGGGTCTCGGGCATCGTCGACGAGATCTCAGGCCTCACCCTCCTCGAGCTCGCGGATCTCACGGAGGCCCTGAGGAGCCGGTTGGGTGTGGAGCAGATGCCGGTCATGGCCGTGATCACGCCGGGGATGGGCATCGGCGGCCTCCCGGGAGTGGGCGGCGCGGCGGGAGCGGCGAAGGAAGcggaggagaagaaggaggagaagatgGCGTTCGATTTGAAGCTGGAGAGCTTCGATGCGGCCTCCAAGATCAAGATCATTAAGGAAGTCAGGACCTTTACGGATTTGGGGCTCAAGGAGGCCAAGGAGCTGGTGGAGAAGGCGCCCACTGTGTTGAAGACggggctgttgaaggaggaggcGGAGAAGATTGTGGAGAAGATGAAGGAGATCGGCGCTAAAGTGGTTTTGGAATGA